In the Euphorbia lathyris chromosome 5, ddEupLath1.1, whole genome shotgun sequence genome, one interval contains:
- the LOC136230183 gene encoding uncharacterized protein, translating into MPEFSLSSSTTPLKKTHFSSLLLSDLYLFCSFILSHPLYFFYFIFFSPYLFKLLSFLSPLFFTTFLLLSVFLTFSPNLLHDALTQSNLSLMLGTYQAVADKLRPQIHENGNEEEEEEDKVHQFEELDVYKIVFDTSEFDLENSFSQYPPEVEIKEEISISIPIPTTNAAAEEKKSNLEVNSVVISIECEKEEIGRQKGEKEVKVISEEHYSKRGSKGHNKVIEEESEYLPRANSERTPQSPWSYDNGEDFYSPKAVEKSPSMRSNGSFGSMRKEKEWRRTLACKLFEERHNATADGNEGMDMLWETYETDAMKLQGKSKSKRGKKGNIEFYNDEDEEEEEDEDEEENNGQLCCLQALKFSAGKMNLGMGKPNLLKISKAFKGIGWLHHVSKKKACH; encoded by the coding sequence ATGCCTGAATTTTCCTTGTCTTCTTCAACAACACCTCTCAAGAAAACCCATTTTTCAAGTCTTCTTCTTTCTGATTTATACCTCTTCTGTTCCTTCATTTTGTCTCATCCTCTCTACttcttctacttcatcttcttctccccTTATCTCTTCAAGcttctctcttttctttctcCCCTCTTTTTCACTACTTTCCTTTTACTCTCCGTTTTCCTCACTTTCTCCCCCAATCTCCTCCATGATGCCTTGACTCAATCTAACCTTTCTCTTATGCTCGGAACTTACCAAGCTGTTGCCGATAAATTACGCCCCCAAATTCATGAAAATGGCaatgaggaagaggaagaggaagataaAGTTCATCAATTTGAGGAACTAGATGTGTATAAGATTGTCTTTGATACATCTGAGTTTGATCTTGAAAACAGCTTCTCTCAATACCCTCCTGAAGTTGAAATCAAAGAAGagatttcaatttcaattccaATTCCGACAACAAATGCAGCAGCAGAAGAAAAGAAGAGTAATTTGGAAGTGAATTCAGTTGTAATTTCAATTGAGTGTGAAAAGGAAGAAATTGGAAGGCAAAAGGGGGAAAAAGAAGTCAAAGTAATAAGTGAAGAACACTACTCAAAAAGAGGATCCAAGGGACATAATAAAGTAATAGAAGAAGAATCAGAGTATCTTCCAAGGGCAAATTCAGAAAGAACACCACAGTCTCCATGGAGTTACGACAATGGCGAAGATTTCTACAGTCCAAAAGCAGTGGAGAAATCGCCATCAATGAGATCAAATGGGAGCTTTGGATCAATGAGGAAGGAGAAAGAATGGAGGAGGACATTGGCGTGTAAGCTTTTTGAAGAAAGGCACAATGCGACAGCAGATGGAAATGAAGGAATGGATATGCTTTGGGAGACATATGAGACAGATGCCATGAAATTGCAGGGGAAAAGCAAGTCAAAAAGGGGGAAAAAGGGGAACATTGAATTTTAcaatgatgaagatgaggaagaagaagaagatgaagatgaagaagagaatAATGGGCAATTATGTTGTTTGCAAGCTCTGAAATTTTCAGCAGGAAAGATGAATTTGGGAATGGGAAAACCTAATTTACTGAAGATTTCAAAGGCTTTCAAAGGCATTGGATGGTTGCACCATGTTTCTAAGAAGAAGGCTTgccattaa
- the LOC136228800 gene encoding wound-induced basic protein: MIYDVNSPLFRSFLSQKGGGSDKRKMEEQKPKEQRPKANENKPIMTE, encoded by the exons ATGATTTACGACGTCAACTCTCCTCTCTTCCGTTCTTTCCTCAGCCAGAAAGGCGGCGGCTCCGATAAAAG GAAAATGGAGGAACAGAAGCCAAAGGAACAAAGACCCAAAGCAAATGAGAACAAGCCTATTATGACCGAGTAA